A region from the Aegilops tauschii subsp. strangulata cultivar AL8/78 chromosome 5, Aet v6.0, whole genome shotgun sequence genome encodes:
- the LOC109760241 gene encoding NAC domain-containing protein 2, whose protein sequence is MGMPAVRRRERDAEAELNLPPGFRFHPTDDELVEHYLCRKAAGQRLPVPIIAEVDLYRFDPWALPDRALFGTREWYFFTPRDRKYPNGSRPNRAAGNGYWKATGADKPVAPRGGRTMGIKKALVFYAGKAPKGVKTDWIMHEYRLADAGRAAASKKGSLRLDDWVLCRLYNKKNEWEKMQLQQQGGEEMMVEPKEEHAASDMVVTSHSHSHSQSQSHSHSWGEARTPESEIVDNDPSLFQQAAAFQAQSPAAAAAHQEMMATLMVPKKEAADEAGRNDLFVDLSYDDIQSMYNGLDMMPPGDDLLYSSLFASPRVRGSQPGAGGMPAPF, encoded by the exons ATGGGGATGCCGGCGgtgaggaggagggagagggacgCGGAGGCGGAGCTCAACCTGCCGCCGGGCTTCCGCTTCCACCCCACCGACGACGAGCTCGTGGAGCACTACCTGTGCCGCAAGGCGGCCGGCCAGCGCCTGCCCGTGCCCATCATCGCCGAGGTCGACCTCTACCGCTTCGACCCGTGGGCGCTCCCCGACCGCGCCCTCTTCGGCACCCGCGAGTGGTACTTCTTCACCCCGCGCGACCGCAAGTACCCCAACGGCTCCCGCCCCAACCGCGCCGCCGGCAACGGATACTGGAAGGCCACCGGCGCCGACAAGCCCGTCGCGCCCCGCGGTGGGAGGACCATGGGGATCAAGAAGGCCCTGGTGTTTTACGCCGGCAAGGCGCCCAAGGGGGTTAAGACCGACTGGATCATGCATGAGTACCGCCTCGCCGACGccggccgcgccgccgccagCAAGAAGGGCTCGCTCAGG CTGGACGACTGGGTGCTCTGCCGGCTCTACAACAAGAAGAACGAGTGGGAGAAGATGCAGCTCCAGCAGCAGGGGGGAGAGGAGATGATGGTGGAGCCCAAGGAGGAGCACGCCGCGTCGGACATGGTGGTCACCTCGCACTCGCACTCGCACTCGCAGTCCCAGTCGCACTCGCACTCGTGGGGCGAGGCGCGCACGCCGGAGTCGGAGATCGTCGACAACGACCCGTCGCTGTTCCAGCAGGCGGCGGCGTTCCAGGCCcagagccccgccgccgccgcggcgcaTCAGGAGATGATGGCCACGCTGATGGTGCCCAAGAAGGAGGCGGCGGACGAGGCCGGCAGGAACGACCTGTTCGTGGACCTCAGCTACGACGACATCCAGAGCATGTACAACGGCCTCGACATGATGCCGCCAGGGGACGATCTGCTCTACTCGTCCCTCTTCGCCTCCCCCCGCGTCCGGGGGAGCCAGCCCGGCGCCGGCGGCATGCCGGCCCCGTTCTAA